A region from the Dehalococcoides mccartyi CG5 genome encodes:
- a CDS encoding phosphoribosyltransferase: MHRPLVSPIFENRFDAGRQLAEKLSHYKDKSAIVLAIPNGGIPIATQVALALDADMDMIISRKLPIPLRPEGGFGAVADDGAVMLNHEVVNYLHMTEQQINYTVNKVRAEVQQRSLLYRGHRSLSILNGRIAIIIDDGLASGYTMLAAIESVRRKKPARIVAAVPAASATARKLVEKVADEVITVADGFMPKFYVSDYYRYWNVLDDEQSLKVFKDWQMRRQNLNLRPENLPPPSMTMRRKPLI; encoded by the coding sequence ATGCATAGACCGCTGGTATCGCCAATATTTGAAAACCGATTTGACGCAGGCAGGCAACTGGCTGAAAAACTAAGCCACTATAAAGATAAATCTGCCATAGTCTTAGCTATTCCGAACGGAGGCATACCCATTGCTACTCAGGTGGCACTGGCACTGGATGCCGATATGGATATGATCATTTCCCGTAAATTGCCCATACCTCTTCGGCCGGAAGGAGGCTTCGGGGCAGTAGCAGATGACGGAGCAGTCATGCTTAACCATGAAGTAGTAAACTACCTGCATATGACAGAACAGCAAATAAACTACACTGTTAATAAGGTACGGGCGGAAGTTCAGCAGAGAAGCCTGCTGTACCGGGGGCACCGCTCACTTTCAATACTGAACGGACGAATAGCCATTATCATTGATGACGGGTTGGCTTCAGGTTACACCATGCTGGCCGCAATCGAATCTGTAAGACGCAAAAAGCCGGCCAGAATAGTGGCTGCCGTACCCGCCGCTTCAGCAACTGCCCGCAAGCTGGTGGAAAAAGTGGCTGACGAAGTTATTACAGTAGCAGACGGGTTTATGCCCAAGTTTTATGTATCAGATTATTACCGTTACTGGAACGTATTGGATGACGAGCAGAGTTTAAAGGTGTTTAAAGACTGGCAAATGCGCCGTCAAAACCTGAATCTCCGCCCGGAAAACCTGCCTCCGCCCAGCATGACCATGCGTCGTAAACCCCTTATTTAA
- a CDS encoding pseudouridine synthase: MAYNSSSDTSLVKVLVEARLGSRRKMAEAIKQGLVTLNGQKAESYSQPVNTQKDKVTFEGKLVVLSRVRRIYLMLNKPPEIVSTTSDELGRKTVMDLLHRRYEGAGLFPVGRLDEATTGLILLTNDGEMTNRLTHPSYEIEKEYLISIDAALTQADKESLEKGILLDDGLTSPARLSRVTDEPPYNYKLIIHEGKKRIVRRMFARLGHPIKALKRSRIATLRLGKLEEGKTRELTPGEIAALRRITRLK, translated from the coding sequence ATGGCCTACAATTCTTCTTCAGATACCTCACTGGTCAAAGTTCTGGTGGAAGCCAGGCTTGGCTCACGCCGCAAAATGGCCGAGGCTATAAAACAAGGGTTGGTTACCCTGAACGGGCAAAAAGCGGAATCTTATTCCCAGCCGGTAAATACCCAAAAGGATAAGGTAACCTTTGAGGGCAAACTTGTTGTACTTAGCCGCGTACGCCGCATTTACCTTATGTTAAATAAGCCCCCCGAAATAGTATCAACCACCAGTGATGAATTGGGCCGTAAAACAGTGATGGATTTGCTCCACCGCCGTTATGAAGGGGCTGGTCTCTTCCCTGTGGGCAGGCTGGATGAAGCCACTACCGGTCTTATATTGCTGACCAACGACGGTGAAATGACTAACCGCCTTACTCACCCCAGTTATGAAATAGAAAAAGAATACCTTATATCTATTGATGCTGCTCTGACTCAGGCAGATAAAGAAAGTCTGGAAAAGGGTATCCTGCTGGATGACGGGCTTACCTCGCCTGCCCGCTTGAGCAGGGTTACGGATGAACCACCGTATAACTACAAGCTGATAATCCATGAAGGTAAAAAAAGGATAGTCCGCCGCATGTTTGCCCGTTTGGGGCATCCGATAAAAGCTTTGAAGCGAAGCCGTATAGCTACACTGCGTTTAGGTAAACTGGAAGAAGGTAAAACCCGTGAGCTTACTCCGGGAGAGATAGCCGCTCTCAGGCGTATTACCCGCCTTAAATAA
- a CDS encoding metallophosphoesterase family protein: protein MKILHFADLHIGVENYGRFDSATGLSSRLADFLTAFDRLVAYAIDKKVDLVVFSGDAYKSRDPSQTQQREFARRVSTLASSGIQVFLLVGNHDQPNAAGRATTTEIFDTLDIANVHVSGKAEVHLINTRNGPIQIASLPWLRRSSVLSVSNQKEEKNLSIEELNQRVESYLAGIIENLAGQLDKNIPSILSAHLSVNTAKVGSERNISIGYEPTVMLSNIANPAFDYVALGHIHKQQVLSSAPPVIYPGSLERLDFGEEKDDKGFYLVEIDPLSHKTDFEFIKLEGRRFLTIELNLNADSLDPTLEVINILQARQQDIKDAIVRLKLELPAEIGGQLRDSDIREALREAHNFTISKNVIRLTRQRADGFKVEGLDPIQALEHYLEIKQTSAQEKKTLLEYGRRLYSTLDNKQTKI from the coding sequence TTGAAAATTCTCCACTTTGCAGATCTGCACATAGGGGTGGAGAATTATGGCCGTTTTGACAGTGCAACCGGGCTTTCCTCCCGGTTGGCTGATTTTTTAACTGCGTTTGATCGTTTGGTAGCATATGCCATTGATAAAAAAGTGGATCTGGTGGTTTTCAGCGGAGATGCTTACAAGAGCCGTGACCCCTCCCAGACCCAGCAACGGGAATTTGCCCGCCGTGTAAGTACTCTGGCAAGTAGCGGTATTCAGGTGTTTTTACTGGTGGGCAACCATGACCAGCCTAATGCTGCCGGGCGGGCTACTACTACCGAAATATTTGATACTCTGGATATTGCCAATGTGCATGTTTCCGGCAAGGCCGAGGTGCATCTGATAAATACCCGAAACGGACCTATTCAGATAGCCTCCCTGCCATGGTTACGCCGTTCATCTGTTCTTTCAGTATCAAACCAAAAGGAAGAAAAGAACTTAAGCATTGAGGAACTGAACCAGAGGGTGGAGAGCTATCTGGCAGGTATTATAGAAAATCTGGCAGGCCAGCTTGATAAAAATATACCGTCCATTCTCTCTGCTCATCTTTCGGTCAATACTGCCAAAGTAGGTTCAGAGCGGAATATTTCCATAGGGTATGAACCTACAGTTATGTTAAGCAATATTGCCAACCCTGCTTTTGATTATGTTGCCTTGGGGCATATTCATAAACAGCAGGTCTTGTCTTCTGCCCCTCCGGTTATTTACCCCGGCAGTTTGGAAAGGCTGGATTTTGGTGAGGAAAAAGATGATAAAGGTTTTTATCTGGTTGAGATAGACCCGCTAAGCCATAAAACTGATTTTGAGTTTATAAAGCTGGAAGGCCGCCGTTTTCTGACTATAGAGCTGAATCTGAACGCTGACAGTCTTGACCCCACGCTGGAAGTAATAAATATATTACAGGCAAGGCAGCAAGATATAAAAGATGCCATAGTCCGCTTGAAACTGGAGTTGCCGGCGGAGATTGGCGGGCAACTGCGGGATAGCGATATAAGAGAAGCTCTTCGCGAAGCTCACAATTTCACTATCTCTAAAAATGTTATAAGATTAACTCGACAGAGGGCAGATGGCTTCAAGGTGGAAGGTCTGGATCCTATTCAGGCCTTGGAACATTATCTGGAAATAAAGCAAACATCCGCACAGGAAAAGAAGACCCTGCTGGAATATGGCCGCAGGCTTTACAGTACACTGGATAACAAGCAGACAAAAATTTAA